A genomic window from Bremerella cremea includes:
- a CDS encoding three component ABC system middle component, producing MLDPWDSRPSDTRSLFNPAFCGALIATSVKAYQKTVSDQQGMPLLKSHLILPLLLHSETRRTFPATTKTSLTRWLENNPQVRVGLAGRILGCRPFTLEAIRFAIAGQILQLNEQAHLIHVRGRPRGLEGLLKQTTSNEVQHCFKFSKDLGRWFARVPDTTFLYYQFRVLP from the coding sequence ATGCTAGACCCTTGGGATTCACGCCCCTCCGACACACGTTCACTATTCAATCCCGCTTTTTGTGGAGCGTTGATTGCAACGTCCGTAAAAGCGTATCAGAAAACAGTATCGGATCAGCAGGGCATGCCTCTGCTGAAATCACATCTCATATTGCCGCTACTCTTGCATTCCGAGACTAGACGAACCTTTCCAGCCACCACGAAAACTTCATTAACGAGGTGGTTGGAAAACAACCCACAGGTTCGTGTTGGTTTAGCTGGCCGAATTCTGGGGTGCCGACCATTCACCTTAGAAGCGATCCGTTTTGCAATCGCGGGTCAAATCCTTCAATTAAACGAGCAGGCGCATCTCATCCATGTACGTGGACGTCCTCGTGGTCTCGAAGGACTTCTAAAACAAACAACCTCCAATGAAGTGCAGCATTGCTTTAAGTTTTCAAAAGACTTAGGTCGCTGGTTCGCGCGTGTTCCCGATACGACATTTCTCTACTATCAATTTCGAGTTCTCCCGTAA
- a CDS encoding phage tail fiber protein: MASPVHVVTATDTTASDTSHVVSIPASAEEGDLLLFVGELSNQLYTTSPPAGWNLVNAGPLLTASICICWRVVAADEPSTHTFSSTGAANFTYAVSVFSGVDSIAPIEQSGLSYIGNNTYHPTPDLTSYIDDSLPIRLALNLDSTAGHTPDAGMTLIGEVTSTVGRDAGIRIYQDDSSIDASESTGTRGFTPSSTSGRITGTIILAPPRDDAPSSLTVAAVSELSSGNSGTVSVAAPSGTTTGSLLLAMIEWDSYAGSITPVSDWEELVLDISDSNRDFWVGYRIVEGGDPDPYTWNFGTVRRHAAVILRLEGFVDSPSIIASAGSFYSSGSVYSFLTPTIEATSPPYGFVYFALFASDAMGYISPPESGELVAYAEQPGNDASINAFLGKIAQRASGTTPARNISVRSSTDALAVTVAVQILAAAINGSAELTATSTIVVDAIVIPEISSHLTATASASATASVSGAPVDGQADLEGEGFVTAEGSITTFLGSGFSPYLSEKMLEMTFRGIPFTPVTTVYLAFCTSDESSITELPAVNGYSRQVVSFGAPENSGTKTQVTNVNSLTFGPATTAWPDITHYQLRDAPTGGNLLYQFPISPWRDNIDGDVFSFDPNGLRVQLD; this comes from the coding sequence GTGGCATCGCCAGTTCATGTAGTCACAGCAACGGACACAACCGCCTCTGACACTTCCCATGTTGTTTCCATACCGGCATCAGCGGAAGAAGGCGATTTGCTTCTCTTCGTGGGTGAATTGAGCAATCAGCTGTATACTACGTCACCACCTGCCGGATGGAATCTCGTCAACGCTGGGCCGCTTCTTACAGCCTCTATCTGTATTTGCTGGCGTGTCGTAGCCGCTGATGAACCATCCACGCACACCTTTTCATCAACCGGAGCAGCCAATTTTACCTATGCTGTCAGCGTTTTTTCCGGAGTGGATTCCATCGCTCCGATCGAGCAATCGGGGCTGTCCTACATCGGCAATAATACGTACCACCCTACCCCTGACTTAACTTCCTACATCGACGATTCTTTGCCGATTCGGCTCGCCCTGAACCTCGACAGTACAGCCGGGCACACCCCAGACGCAGGTATGACGCTGATTGGGGAGGTAACGAGCACAGTCGGTCGCGACGCTGGCATCCGAATTTACCAGGATGACTCATCGATCGATGCCAGCGAGTCAACAGGAACGCGAGGTTTCACGCCGAGCAGCACCTCCGGCAGGATTACAGGCACGATTATTCTCGCGCCGCCCCGAGACGATGCTCCCTCAAGCTTAACAGTTGCCGCCGTTTCCGAACTGAGTAGCGGAAACAGCGGCACGGTTTCAGTAGCGGCACCCAGCGGAACTACGACAGGTTCTCTGTTACTGGCCATGATTGAATGGGATTCCTACGCAGGATCGATTACTCCTGTCAGTGATTGGGAAGAACTCGTCTTAGACATTTCAGATTCAAATCGTGACTTCTGGGTCGGATACCGAATTGTTGAAGGAGGCGATCCCGATCCGTACACATGGAATTTTGGCACTGTTCGTCGGCATGCTGCGGTGATTCTCCGACTTGAAGGCTTTGTAGATTCACCGTCGATCATTGCCTCAGCCGGCAGTTTCTATTCGTCTGGAAGTGTATATTCATTTCTCACACCGACGATCGAGGCTACATCACCTCCTTATGGTTTCGTGTATTTTGCACTGTTCGCATCTGACGCGATGGGATACATCTCTCCACCGGAATCGGGCGAATTGGTTGCCTATGCAGAACAACCTGGCAATGATGCTTCCATTAACGCATTCCTGGGAAAAATTGCTCAGCGAGCCTCCGGTACCACTCCCGCTCGAAATATCAGCGTCAGGTCCTCAACGGATGCACTGGCAGTGACAGTTGCCGTGCAGATTCTGGCTGCGGCAATCAATGGTTCAGCCGAACTAACAGCCACCTCCACCATCGTCGTCGATGCGATCGTAATTCCAGAGATCTCATCGCACCTAACGGCGACGGCCTCAGCATCCGCAACAGCCTCGGTCTCTGGTGCTCCTGTCGACGGCCAGGCCGATCTGGAAGGTGAAGGATTCGTTACCGCAGAAGGATCGATCACGACCTTCTTGGGTTCCGGATTCAGTCCGTATCTCAGCGAAAAGATGCTGGAGATGACTTTCCGGGGAATCCCATTCACACCGGTGACAACGGTCTACCTCGCCTTCTGCACTTCAGATGAGAGTTCGATCACTGAGCTTCCGGCAGTTAACGGCTATAGCCGACAGGTCGTCTCTTTCGGAGCCCCAGAAAACAGCGGCACCAAAACGCAGGTTACCAACGTCAACTCGCTCACGTTCGGCCCGGCAACAACAGCATGGCCGGACATAACACACTACCAGCTGCGCGACGCACCTACCGGCGGAAACCTCTTGTACCAGTTTCCGATCAGTCCTTGGCGAGACAATATCGACGGAGATGTGTTCTCGTTCGACCCCAACGGTTTGAGAGTTCAGCTCGATTGA
- a CDS encoding DUF3732 domain-containing protein, whose amino-acid sequence MQIKYIVLYDYQNRRRELEFNVNGVSIVAGDSATGKSSLIEIIDYCMGAGECRVPDGVIRETVEWYALKLISKNNGEMFVARRTPNPGRQTSEAFLIRVGNSVAIPDGSELAPTHNLKSAINAISFFLGMRPNVTESETGDRKGYDITIRHAIKFCLQYQDEIASKRTLFHQQGESFKARSIYDSLPYLLGLQEDDYLDRLARLKQAKKELAYAQRRLDEYKALAATGFDSAAALIVEAKHVGILSGQSPPPSTTEELLKLLDSATKWSPDAINSVIASDDQITESQQKLMQLEQRRHELKSQLLAVENANRLVDSTAIEWNEQSSRLSFIELYGARRADGRKCPLCEQDIAKETEALPKVESVLEQMLETNLQLTNLQLYSPDLTEYQNNLRSSIVDMDAQITGTRQTIRRLQLERDDVTATYDLTVRQAIVAGKILQYLDAMRDRLGEGNSLSSAVVEAEARVKELEDGIRASDIRNQLIRISNELQGTMTRSAIDLSLEFAPHPFRIDFENLTVEVNRNGDALPLYRMGSGKNWLGCHLIAHFALHAYFIANNRTVPRFLVLDQPTQVFYPPDKVDAVNGEIEFIHSESESEDRDIVQRMFNWIFQQTAILNDVGNFQVIITDHAELRTGEFEQAQIDLPRWRPGGNSLIPNAWT is encoded by the coding sequence ATGCAGATTAAATACATCGTACTCTACGACTATCAAAATAGACGACGAGAACTGGAGTTCAATGTTAATGGCGTCAGCATAGTTGCTGGCGACTCCGCAACCGGAAAGTCTTCCCTGATTGAAATAATTGACTATTGCATGGGAGCGGGTGAGTGCCGAGTCCCGGATGGCGTGATCCGTGAAACGGTTGAGTGGTATGCGTTGAAACTTATTTCCAAGAACAATGGTGAAATGTTCGTTGCGCGTCGAACACCGAACCCCGGTCGCCAAACCTCGGAAGCATTTCTTATTAGAGTAGGTAATTCGGTAGCAATTCCCGATGGCTCTGAACTCGCCCCGACACACAATCTAAAGTCAGCGATTAATGCGATTTCATTTTTCCTCGGAATGCGTCCGAACGTCACCGAGTCCGAAACTGGTGACCGAAAGGGTTATGACATAACAATTCGTCACGCTATTAAGTTTTGTCTTCAATACCAAGATGAAATCGCAAGCAAGCGAACACTTTTCCATCAACAGGGCGAGAGCTTCAAGGCAAGATCGATTTATGATTCTTTGCCTTATTTGCTCGGTCTCCAAGAAGATGATTATCTGGATCGATTAGCGAGATTGAAACAGGCGAAAAAGGAACTGGCCTACGCACAACGTCGGCTTGACGAATACAAAGCTCTCGCAGCAACCGGATTCGATTCTGCCGCAGCACTGATAGTCGAAGCCAAACACGTCGGTATTTTGAGCGGCCAGAGTCCTCCGCCATCGACAACAGAAGAACTTCTGAAATTGCTAGACTCAGCGACTAAATGGTCTCCGGATGCAATTAATTCAGTTATTGCATCCGATGACCAAATCACGGAATCTCAGCAAAAGTTAATGCAGCTTGAACAGCGCCGCCACGAACTAAAGTCTCAACTCCTCGCCGTAGAGAACGCCAATCGTCTTGTAGATTCAACGGCTATTGAATGGAACGAACAGTCGTCCAGGCTTTCCTTCATCGAACTGTATGGAGCACGAAGAGCAGATGGCCGAAAATGTCCACTTTGTGAGCAGGACATCGCGAAGGAAACAGAAGCACTTCCAAAAGTAGAATCGGTTTTGGAGCAGATGCTCGAAACAAATCTACAGCTCACGAATCTTCAACTCTACAGTCCAGATTTAACGGAATACCAGAACAATTTGCGTTCTTCGATCGTCGACATGGACGCCCAAATAACGGGTACTCGTCAAACAATTCGACGACTTCAGCTAGAGAGAGATGATGTCACGGCAACATACGATTTGACAGTTCGCCAGGCGATCGTGGCCGGTAAGATACTTCAGTATCTCGATGCAATGCGTGATCGCTTGGGAGAGGGAAATTCACTAAGTAGTGCAGTTGTGGAAGCAGAAGCTCGGGTAAAGGAACTGGAGGATGGTATTCGAGCCTCGGATATCAGAAATCAGTTGATCCGGATTTCGAACGAACTTCAAGGAACGATGACTCGTAGTGCAATTGATCTAAGTCTTGAGTTTGCACCACATCCATTTCGAATCGATTTCGAGAATTTGACGGTCGAGGTCAACAGGAATGGGGACGCATTACCTCTTTATCGGATGGGAAGTGGCAAGAACTGGTTGGGGTGCCACTTGATCGCCCATTTCGCACTGCATGCCTATTTCATCGCAAACAATCGGACTGTTCCTCGATTTTTGGTTCTTGATCAACCAACGCAAGTCTTCTACCCGCCTGATAAAGTGGATGCAGTGAATGGTGAAATTGAATTCATCCACTCGGAAAGCGAAAGTGAAGATCGTGATATTGTTCAGCGAATGTTCAATTGGATATTTCAGCAGACAGCCATTCTGAACGATGTGGGCAACTTCCAGGTAATCATCACTGACCACGCCGAACTTCGGACTGGGGAGTTTGAACAGGCGCAAATTGACCTACCACGCTGGAGACCAGGAGGCAACAGCTTGATTCCCAACGCTTGGACTTAG
- a CDS encoding helix-turn-helix domain-containing protein: MTRQESISQPIPMTEPQWHSLTDAASIVGVTRQTLGKYVQTGQLQAAKQPNGKWRVNQKAIEEFSAWYFGQGET; encoded by the coding sequence ATGACACGCCAAGAGTCTATTTCCCAGCCAATTCCGATGACCGAGCCGCAGTGGCATTCGCTTACGGATGCTGCCTCGATCGTGGGTGTGACTCGCCAGACGTTGGGTAAGTACGTTCAGACCGGTCAGCTGCAAGCTGCAAAGCAGCCGAACGGAAAATGGCGGGTTAATCAGAAAGCGATCGAAGAGTTTTCAGCTTGGTATTTCGGTCAAGGAGAGACGTAG
- a CDS encoding TadE/TadG family type IV pilus assembly protein, which translates to MNKRNRRGNTLIYFVFFFLIVFGLGTLVIDIGLAQLTRRQLQTAVNTAAKEVLYDVDSNGDGMGDGRENARRFVRAVFDDDFGSTTIDTLNLGAGPDVPYYDGYQISGDFHASAKYYLPDDSYDLVPAGRSAVGVYKPDLALNPNNDPTGDIVPGTFNEIESAPSKDHEEGDDGTGNNYARDDFTPNLSGNSVLVRMRRIGEESFDDPDAGTSGPPVPFIFGRGLLSAGSSDFWSRIERGTYVRATAIANATPARTVGVRDDALGVTGLFNVQIDATLWQTTPGNNLQRGDSNYSSQVQVFNEPTSTSIGRSQYADDANASLIGDGNNGGYVVLTDDVLGERLVVGFGFVSSIQVTGSQVSFQRAFPQPIAKQNASATLAFRDSAADQLTSTNASLVFQRNFDLANQGFALRAPALVRSTE; encoded by the coding sequence ATGAACAAACGCAATCGCCGAGGCAACACACTCATCTATTTTGTTTTCTTCTTCCTGATCGTCTTCGGGTTGGGCACCCTGGTGATCGACATTGGTTTGGCTCAGCTTACGCGCCGACAACTTCAGACAGCCGTGAACACGGCTGCAAAAGAGGTGTTATACGATGTCGACAGCAATGGCGATGGCATGGGAGACGGTCGTGAGAACGCTCGCCGGTTCGTTCGAGCTGTGTTCGATGATGACTTTGGCTCGACAACGATCGACACCTTGAACCTCGGCGCGGGGCCAGACGTACCCTACTACGATGGCTATCAGATTTCAGGCGACTTCCACGCTTCGGCAAAGTATTACCTCCCCGACGATTCTTATGATCTAGTTCCGGCTGGTCGATCGGCTGTCGGCGTGTATAAGCCAGACCTGGCATTGAATCCTAACAACGACCCTACAGGAGACATTGTCCCAGGGACCTTCAATGAGATTGAGAGTGCTCCAAGCAAGGACCACGAGGAAGGGGACGATGGCACTGGGAACAATTATGCCAGGGATGATTTCACTCCCAACCTGTCTGGAAACTCAGTGCTGGTGCGGATGCGTCGTATCGGAGAGGAATCATTTGACGATCCTGATGCGGGCACAAGCGGACCACCAGTGCCATTCATCTTCGGTCGCGGACTGCTATCTGCTGGTTCCTCCGATTTTTGGAGCCGGATTGAGCGAGGTACCTACGTCCGAGCTACTGCCATTGCCAACGCAACCCCGGCGCGAACAGTCGGCGTCCGAGATGACGCGTTAGGGGTGACCGGGCTATTTAACGTGCAGATAGACGCAACACTATGGCAGACAACGCCTGGGAATAATCTACAGCGCGGCGACAGTAACTATTCTTCCCAAGTCCAAGTTTTCAACGAACCAACTTCCACCTCAATTGGCCGATCTCAGTACGCAGATGATGCAAACGCTTCTCTAATTGGCGACGGCAACAACGGAGGTTACGTCGTTCTCACTGATGATGTGCTGGGAGAGCGACTCGTCGTAGGATTCGGATTCGTTAGCAGCATCCAAGTGACTGGTAGCCAAGTGAGCTTCCAACGGGCGTTCCCCCAACCGATAGCGAAGCAGAACGCGTCGGCTACACTCGCCTTTCGTGATTCGGCTGCGGATCAACTCACCAGCACAAACGCCTCACTTGTCTTTCAACGAAACTTCGATCTCGCGAATCAAGGATTCGCACTACGCGCCCCTGCCCTCGTTCGCAGTACAGAGTAG
- a CDS encoding phage tail fiber protein — protein sequence MTAFSDYLEAALLGVTLLGSSYTPGETIYLALATSVTTDGAVFTEVPSGTAYARQRVQFGSPTNDGTKKKVSNSGAVTYSEATTPWGGITHIGLYDSPTGGNQLYYGALTSTRTIETGDTFQVPDANLSVSLD from the coding sequence ATGACCGCATTCTCAGATTACTTGGAAGCAGCTCTGCTTGGGGTTACGTTGCTGGGATCTTCGTACACTCCCGGCGAAACCATCTACCTAGCACTCGCGACGTCGGTCACGACGGATGGTGCTGTTTTCACGGAAGTTCCGTCTGGAACGGCTTATGCTCGTCAGCGGGTACAGTTCGGATCTCCCACAAACGACGGCACCAAAAAGAAGGTGTCGAACAGTGGCGCGGTGACGTATTCGGAAGCGACAACGCCTTGGGGCGGTATTACTCATATCGGTCTTTACGACTCGCCGACCGGTGGAAACCAGCTGTACTACGGCGCGTTGACATCAACGCGAACGATCGAAACCGGTGATACCTTCCAGGTTCCGGATGCGAACCTTTCTGTATCGTTGGACTAA
- a CDS encoding sigma factor, with the protein MFIDTLGREIADALAVADDDDLCSQNLPLALHMAKKFARKYPRIDCEEIISECFVALALAARGFDPDNGRKFSTYFGVVARNQMHKLFAKEHNHDAAIPRKTMLQVLIMRKWREENGTWPTLEEVNSENLFSRQVPVDEKRYRQVMQAVTLTELATPAHAIEESVWECRRIGDEPADAGDEEYADGF; encoded by the coding sequence ATGTTCATTGACACCCTTGGCCGAGAAATAGCCGACGCCCTCGCGGTCGCAGATGACGACGATCTTTGCAGCCAGAACCTCCCACTAGCTCTTCACATGGCGAAGAAGTTCGCGAGAAAATATCCTCGCATCGACTGCGAAGAGATCATCAGCGAGTGTTTCGTTGCACTTGCCCTGGCAGCGCGAGGGTTCGATCCTGACAACGGCAGGAAGTTCTCAACGTACTTCGGTGTTGTCGCGAGGAACCAAATGCACAAGCTGTTCGCAAAGGAACACAATCACGATGCCGCCATTCCACGTAAGACGATGCTGCAGGTCCTCATCATGCGTAAATGGCGAGAGGAAAATGGTACTTGGCCGACTCTTGAGGAAGTCAACAGCGAGAACCTGTTTAGCAGGCAGGTGCCGGTCGATGAGAAGAGATACCGGCAGGTCATGCAGGCCGTTACTCTGACCGAGCTGGCTACGCCGGCACATGCGATCGAAGAATCCGTCTGGGAGTGCCGGAGGATTGGAGATGAACCGGCAGATGCCGGCGACGAGGAGTACGCGGATGGTTTCTAA